From one Dryobates pubescens isolate bDryPub1 chromosome 2, bDryPub1.pri, whole genome shotgun sequence genomic stretch:
- the ATG9A gene encoding autophagy-related protein 9A — translation MAHFETQYQRLESSSTESPPGGGDLLVHVPEGAKSPWHHIENLDLFFSRVYNLHQKNGFTCMLIGEIFELMQFIFVVAFTTFLISCVDYDILFANKAVNHSQHPSEPIKVTLPDAFLPPNVCSARIQANSFLICILVVAGVFWIHRLVKFIYNICCYWEIHSFYINALKIPMSTLPYYTWQEVQARIVQIQKEHQICIHKKELTELDIYHRILRFKNYMVAMVNKSLLPIRFRLPLLGDTVFYTRGLKYNFELIFFWGPGSLFENEWSLKTEYKRAGNRLELAEKLSTRILWIGIANFLLCPLILIWQILYAFFSYTEILKREPGSLGARCWSLYGRCYLRHFNELDHELHSRLSKGYKPASKYMNCFISPLLTIVAKNVAFFAGSILAVLIALTIYDEDVLAVEHVLTTVTLLGVGITVCRSFIPDQHLVFCPEQLLRVILAHIHYMPDHWQGNAHRYETRDEFAQLFQYKAVFILEELLSPIITPLILIVFLRPKSLDIVDFFRNFTVEVVGVGDTCSFAQMDVRQHGHPAWMSAGKTEASIYQQAEDGKTELSLMHFAITNPKWQPPRESTAFIGYLKERVHRDSSIALAQQAVLPENALFSSIQSLQSESEPHSLIANVIVGSSALGFHMGRDGQASRHLSEVASALRSFSPLQSAQQPPSGFQTSGRDGEGAQPRGASAMTASGADARTVSSGSSAWEGQLQSMILSEYASTEMSLHALYMHELHKQHAQLEPERHTWHRRESDESGESTHEELDAQRGASIPIPRSASYPFSSPRQPAEETATLQTGFQRRYGGITDPGTVHRAPSHFSRLPLGGWAEDGQSARHPEPVPEESSEDELPPQVHKV, via the exons ATGGCCCACTTCGAGACGCAGTACCAGCGCCTGGAGAGCTCCTCTACCGAGTCACCTCCCGGTGGCGGCGACCTGCTTGTCCACGTCCCCGAGGGCGCCAAGT ctccATGGCATCACATTGAGAACCTGGACCTCTTCTTCTCTCG CGTTTATAACCTGCATCAGAAAAATGGCTTCACCTGCATGCTCATTGGAGAGATCTTTGAGCTCAT GCAGTTCATCTTCGTGGTGGCGTTCACCACCTTTCTTATCAGCTGTGTTGATTATGACATCCTCTTTGCCAACAAAGCAGTAAATCATAGCCAGCATCCCAGTGAGCCCATTAAGGTGACTCTGCCAGATGCCTTCTTGCCTCCAAATGTCTGCAGCGCAAG AATCCAGGCAAACAGCTTCCTCATCTGCATCCTGGTGgtagctggggttttttggatCCACCGACTTGTCAAATTTATCTACAACATTTGCTGCTACTGGGAGATTCACTCTTTCTACATCAATGCCCTCAAAATCCCTATG TCCACCCTGCCGTACTACACCTGGCAGGAGGTGCAGGCCCGCATCGTGCAGATCCAGAAGGAGCACCAGATCTGCATCCACAAGAAGGAGCTGACAGAGCTTGACATCTACCACCGCATTCTGCGCTTCAAGAACTACATGGTGGCCATGGTGAACAAGTCACTGCTGCCTATCCGCTTccgcctgcccctgctgggagACACTGTCTTCTACACACGTGGGCTCAAGTATAACTTTGAGCTTATCTTCTTCTGGGGGCCTGGCTCCCTCTTTGAAAACGAATGGAGCCTGAAGACTGAGTACAAACGGGCTGGGAACCGCCTGGAGCTGGCCGAGAAGCTCAGCACTCGCATCCTCTGGATTGGCATTGCTaacttcctcctctgccccctcaTCCTCATCTGGCAGATCCTCTATGCCTTCTTCAGCTACACAGAGATCCTGAAGCGAGAGCCGGGCAGCCTGGGTGCCCGCTGCTGGTCTCTCTACGGACGCTGTTACCTCCGTCACTTCAACGAGCTGGACCACGAACTGCACTCACGCCTCAGCAAGGGGTACAAGCCAGCTTCCAAGTACATGAACTGCTTTATCTCCCCACTCCTCACCATTGTGGCCAAGAATGTGGCCTTCTTTGCTGGCTCCATCCTGGCTGTGCTCATCGCTCTCACCATCTATGATGAGGATGTGCTGGCTGTCGAGCACGTCCTGACCACAGTCACCCTGCTTGGGGTGGGCATCACTGTGTGCAG GTCTTTCATCCCTGACCAGCACCTGGTGttttgcccagagcagctgctgcgaGTCATCCTAGCACATATCCACTACATGCCTGACCACTGGCAGGGCAATGCCCACCGCTATGAGACCAGGGACGAGTTTGCCCAGCTCTTCCAGTACAAAGCG GTCTTCATCCTCGAGGAGCTGTTGAGTCCTATCATTACCCCCCTGATCCTCATTGTCTTCCTGCGGCCCAAGTCCCTGGACATCGTTGACTTCTTCCGCAACTTCACGGTGGAGGTGGTGGGCGTGGGCGACACCTGCTCCTTTGCCCAGATGGATGTGCGCCAGCATGGCCACCCAGCG TGGATGTCAGCCGGAAAGACAGAGGCCTCCATTTACCAGCAGGCTGAAGACGGCAAGACAGAGCTGTCCCTCATGCACTTTGCCATCACCAACCCCAAGTGGCAGCCACCCCGCGAGAGCACGGCCTTCATTGGCTACCTGAAGGAGCGGGTGCACCGCGACAGCAGCATCGCCCTGGCTCAGCAGGCTGTGCTTCCCGAGAACGccctcttcagctccatccaGTCCCTGCAGTCGGAGTCCGAG cctcacagcctAATTGCCAATGTGATAGTGGGCTCCTCAGCGCTGGGCTTCCATATGGGCCGGGATGGACAGGCGTCCCGACATCTCTCTGAAGTGGCCTCGGCCCTGCGTTCCTTCTCCCCACTTCAGtctgcccagcagcctcccagtggcTTCCAGAcgtcagggagggatggagagggagcCCAGCCTCGGGGTGCCAGTGCCATGACAGCCTCTGG TGCTGATGCGAGGACTGTGAGCTCGGGGAGCAGCGCCTGGGAGGGTCAGCTGCAGAGCATGATCCTGTCGGAGTACGCCTCCACTGAGATGAGTCTCCATGCACTCTACATGCATGag TTGCACAAGCAGCATGcccagctggagcctgagcgGCACACCTGGCACCGGCGAGAGAGCGACGAGAGCGGGGAGAGCACCCATGAGGAGCTGGATGCCCAGCGGGGtgcctccatccccatccctcgcTCTGCTAGCTACCCCTTCTCCTCGCCACGGCAGCCTGCTGAGGAGACAGCCACCCTGCAGACTGGCTTCCAGAGGCGATATGGAGGCATCACAG ACCCGGGCACAGTACACAGAGCCCCATCACACTTTTCCCGCCTCCCACTGGGTGGCTGGGCTGAGGATGGGCAGTCGGCAAGACACCCAGAGCCCGTGCCAGAGGAGAGCTCAGAGGATGAGCTTCCACCACAGGTCCACAAG GTATAG
- the ABCB6 gene encoding ATP-binding cassette sub-family B member 6: protein MSLYLQLCLTAHLTPAPLLSAAGQPARMVVLRSYCEGNSSIAHAWVQQGFQPCFFFTLVPAVLLSVCLLLGALQYACYVRFGRAMEPKYIPRSRLYHVQVILSLLLALQPFGGLLWQAVGLGQLYGYMLLHACLWALSWGCAVGLLQLERTQVLAQDQTRGHGTVLLLFWALAFAAENLTLVSWRSPLWWWALEDTNQKVQFGFWLLRYICTFMLFILGMKAPGLPHRPYMLLVNEEERDVENTQPLLPDSSRTSSTWKDFKRKLRLLVPYMWPKGNHRLQGLVLFCMTLMGLERAINVFVPVWYKNIVNQLTEGAPWHTLAWTVCIYVGLKFLQGGGAGSTGFVSNLRTFLWVWVQQFTNRQVQVQLFAHLHGLSLRWHLGRRTGEVLRSVDRGTSSINSLLSYIIFSIIPTIADIVIGIVYFTSVFSAWFGLIIFVCMSLYLTLTIFITEWRTKYRRDMNTRDNEAKSRAVDSLLNFETVKYYNAESYEVNRFNDAIIKYQVSEWKVSASLGLLNQTQNLVIGLGLLAGSLLCAYFVTENKLQVGDFVLFGTYIIQLYTPLNWFGTYYRMIQNSFVDMENMFELFHEEQEVKDVVNASDLRLEAGRIEFENVHFSYMDGKEILQDVSFSVMPGQTLALVGPSGSGKSTVIRLLFRFYDVRGGCIRIDGQDISQVKQASLRAHIGVVPQDTVLFNDTIANNIRYGRILASDEEVQEAARAADIHDRILSFPDGYNTQVGERGLKLSGGEKQRVAIARTILKGPRIILLDEATSALDTETERNIQASLAKVCAHRTTIVVAHRLSTVVGADQILVLKDGRIAERGRHEELLQKGGVYAGMWLQQQAGDESESKEHRTEKPLSSKKGP, encoded by the exons ATGAGTCTCTACTTGCAGCTGTGCTTGACAGCCCACCTtactccagctcctcttctctctgcagccGGGCAACCTGCCAGGATGGTCGTGCTGAGGAGCTACTGTGAGGGCAACAGCTCCATTGCCCATGCCTGGGTCCagcagggcttccagccctgcttctTCTTCACCCTGGTGCCAGCCGTGCTGTTGAgtgtctgcctgctgctgggtgccctgcAGTACGCCTGCTATGTCCGTTTTGGCCGCGCCATGGAGCCCAAGTATATCCCCCGCTCCCGCCTCTATCATGTCCAGGTCATACtatccctgctcctggccctgcagccctttggtgGGCTGCTATGGCAAGCAGTGGGGCTAGGACAGCTCTATGGATACATGTTGCTGCATGCCTGCCTCTGGGccctcagctggggctgtgctgttggcctcctgcagctggaacGTACGCAGGTGCTGGCACAGGACCAGACGCGAGGCCACGGCACTGTCCTTCTGCTCTTCTGGGCACTGGCCTTTGCCGCTGAGAACCTGACCCTGGTGTCCTGGAGGAGCCCATTGTGGTGGTGGGCACTGGAGGACACCAACCAGAAG GTGCAGTTTGGTTTCTGGCTGCTGCGTTACATTTGCACGTTCATGCTCTTCATTCTGGgcatgaaggctccagggctgccccacAGGCCCTACATGCTGCTGGTCAATGAGGAGGAGCGGGATGTGGAGAACACCCAG CCACTCCTGCCTGACTCCAGCAGGACCAGCTCCACCTGGAAGGATTTCAAGAGGAAGTTGCGGCTGCTGGTGCCATACATGTGGCCAAAGGGCAACCACCGGCTGCAAGGGCTGGTGCTGTTCTGTATGACTCTCATGGGGCTGGAGCGAGCCATCAACGTCTTTGTCCCTGTCTGGTACAAGAATATTG TGAACCAGCTGACAGAGGGCGCTCCCTGGCACACCCTGGCTTGGACTGTCTGCATCTACGTGGGGCTGAAATTCCTGCAGGGTGGAGGTGCTG GCTCCACCGGCTTCGTGAGCAACCTGCGCACCTTCCTGTGGGTGTGGGTGCAGCAGTTCACCAACAGGCAAGTGCAGGTGCAGCTCTTTGCCCACCTGCATGGGCTGTCCCTGCGCTGGCACCTGGGGCGTCGCACGGGGGAGGTGCTGCGCAGCGTGGACCGGGGCACCAGCAGCATCAACAGCCTGCTCAG TTACATCATCTTCAGCATCATCCCCACCATTGCAGACATTGTCATTGGCATCGTTTACTTCACCTCGGTCTTCAGCGCTTGGTTTGGCCTTATCATCTTCGTATGTATGAGTCTTTACCTGA ctctgaCCATCTTCATTACTGAGTGGAGGACTAAATATCGCCGGGACATGAATACGCGGGACAATGAGGCCAAGTCCCGGGCTGTGGACTCACTCCTCAATTTTGAGACG GTGAAGTATTACAATGCAGAGAGCTACGAGGTGAACCGCTTTAATGATGCCATCATCAAGTACCAG GTTTCAGAGTGGAAAGTTAGTGCCTCATTGGGCCTCCTCAACCAGACCCAGAACCTGGTTAttggcctggggctgctggcagggtccTTACTCTGTGCCTACTTTGTCACTGAAAATAAGCTGCAG GTGGGGGACTTTGTCCTCTTTGGCACCTACATCATCCAGCTCTACACACCTCTCAACTGGTTTGGGACTTACTACAG GATGATCCAGAACTCATTTGTGGACATGGAGAACATGTTTGAACTCTTccatgaggagcaggag gTGAAGGATGTGGTGAATGCCAGCGACCTGCGCTTGGAGGCGGGGCGGATCGAGTTTGAGAATGTGCACTTCAGCTACATGGATGG gaAGGAAATCCTGCAGGATGTCTCCTTTTCTGTGATGCCTGGGCAGACTCTGGCCTTG GTGGGACCTTCAGGGTCTGGGAAGAGCACTGTCATCCGCCTGCTGTTCCGCTTCTATGATGTGCGGGGTGGCTGCATCCGCATCGATGGGCAGGACATCTCTCAG gtgAAGCAGGCGTCACTGCGTGCTCACATCGGAGTGGTGCCCCAGGACACAGTGCTCTTCAACGACACCATTGCCAACAACATCCGTTATGGACGGATCCTGGCCAGTGATGAAGAGGTGCAGGAGGCAGCCCGGGCTGCTGACATCCACGACCGCATCCTTTCTTTCCCTGATG GGTACAACACCCAGGTGGGAGAGCGGGGTCTGAAGCTGAGCGGTGGGGAGAAGCAGCGCGTTGCCATTGCACGCACCATCCTGAAGGGTCCTCGCATCATCTTGCTGGATGAG GCCACGTCCGCACTTGACACAGAGACTGAGAGGAACATCCAGGCTTCCCTGGCTAAGGTCTGCGCCCACCGCACCACCATCGTTGTTGCACACAG GCTCTCCACTGTTGTGGGTGCAGACCAGATCCTGGTGCTCAAGGATGGGCGCATTGCAGAGCGAGGCAG gcacgaggagctgctgcagaagggtgGTGTGTATGCTGGCATGTGGCTGCAGCAACAGGCTGGGGATGAGAGCGAGAGCAAGGAGCACCGTACCGAGAAGCCCCTGAGCAGCAAGAAAGGGCCATGA